The Pontibacillus halophilus JSM 076056 = DSM 19796 genome has a segment encoding these proteins:
- a CDS encoding inorganic diphosphatase: MAENKVIDVFVEIPTGSQNKYEFDKEKGVFKLDRVLFSSQFYPAEYGYIDDTLALDGDPLDALVLVTNPTFPGCVIESRVIGFLNMIDDGEEDQKLLAVPTEDPRFKDVHTLDDVPQHKLEEISHFFKTYKDLQGKKTEIGAWEGVEAANKLIDDCFNRHQEDK, encoded by the coding sequence ATGGCTGAAAACAAAGTAATCGACGTTTTTGTTGAGATTCCAACAGGAAGCCAGAATAAATACGAATTCGACAAAGAGAAAGGTGTCTTCAAGTTAGACCGCGTTCTTTTCTCTTCTCAATTCTACCCTGCTGAATACGGGTACATTGATGACACGCTTGCGCTTGACGGTGACCCACTAGATGCGCTAGTACTAGTTACAAACCCAACATTCCCAGGCTGTGTCATTGAATCCCGCGTAATCGGATTCCTTAACATGATCGATGATGGCGAAGAAGACCAGAAGCTTCTTGCTGTCCCAACTGAAGACCCACGTTTCAAAGACGTTCATACACTTGATGATGTTCCACAACACAAACTTGAAGAGATTTCTCATTTCTTCAAGACGTACAAAGACCTTCAAGGTAAGAAAACAGAAATTGGCGCTTGGGAAGGCGTTGAAGCTGCGAACAAATTGATTGACGACTGCTTCAATCGTCACCAAGAAGACAAGTAA
- a CDS encoding helix-turn-helix transcriptional regulator: protein MKPITCERRSYTREYHAHSHEFGQFLFPLEGSLEISTKVQELNLDSDSCFYIPPEINHEYRSMNRNEFLILDVPTHYVSPYTDTRTIPLDQQWTAIRYLLLEEVNRNHTDTSSLLNLTRYVTSQLESTTPASISYIHQHFKESIRIETLAAMEHYHLVYYSSWFKEKTGQTPKAYITKLRLEEAQQLLLTTSWSMQSISEELRFENSSSFSRWFSKSIGVSPLHYRTLHKG, encoded by the coding sequence ATGAAGCCTATTACATGTGAAAGAAGAAGTTACACGCGCGAATACCACGCTCACTCCCATGAGTTTGGGCAGTTCCTGTTTCCGTTGGAAGGTTCATTAGAAATTAGTACAAAGGTACAAGAATTAAACTTAGATTCAGACTCCTGCTTCTATATCCCCCCTGAGATCAATCACGAATACCGTTCAATGAACCGGAATGAATTCCTTATACTAGATGTTCCAACCCACTATGTTTCTCCCTATACAGATACACGAACAATCCCGCTAGACCAACAGTGGACCGCTATCCGATATCTCCTGTTAGAAGAGGTGAATCGGAATCATACCGACACGTCTTCCCTCTTGAATTTAACAAGATATGTGACAAGCCAGTTAGAAAGCACTACACCAGCATCGATTTCCTACATTCATCAACATTTCAAAGAATCTATACGGATTGAGACACTCGCCGCCATGGAACATTATCATCTTGTATATTATTCCTCATGGTTTAAAGAAAAGACAGGACAGACACCGAAAGCATACATAACAAAGCTTAGACTGGAAGAAGCACAACAATTACTCCTTACAACAAGTTGGTCAATGCAGTCCATCAGCGAAGAATTAAGGTTCGAGAATTCTTCTTCTTTCTCAAGATGGTTCTCAAAAAGCATAGGGGTCTCCCCACTTCACTATAGAACTCTTCATAAAGGATAA
- a CDS encoding EamA family transporter produces MNQKWAPFLVLIAAVLWGTTGTTQAMAPEHAHPIAIGATRLAVGGLFLLVLLLATRHFKLRSLPVKMTIFASLCMALYQPLFFSAVSITGVAVGTVVAIGSAPVFSGLTEWAFLKVRPTKTWWFSTALSITGCFMLFAHQTSTFVDPIGILMSLGAGLSFALYTLCSRQLVHTSSPLSVVAIVFTLSALWLSPLLFMYDLSWILSYRGIGVSLQLGIVTTGIAYFLFAKGLTRISPSTAVTLSLAEPLTATLFGVFLLGERLSGLSWTGIFMLIVGIGLLMLPKEVLAGRKIVRIEQ; encoded by the coding sequence ATGAATCAAAAATGGGCACCTTTCCTTGTATTGATTGCTGCCGTTCTTTGGGGAACGACTGGCACAACTCAAGCTATGGCACCTGAACACGCACACCCAATAGCAATAGGCGCTACACGTTTAGCAGTGGGTGGGCTATTTTTACTTGTACTTCTGCTAGCGACCCGTCACTTTAAACTTCGAAGCTTACCAGTCAAGATGACCATCTTCGCATCTTTATGCATGGCACTCTACCAACCCCTTTTCTTTTCTGCCGTTTCCATAACAGGGGTTGCGGTTGGTACGGTTGTGGCAATTGGAAGTGCACCTGTGTTTTCAGGGTTAACAGAATGGGCATTTCTGAAGGTACGGCCTACTAAGACATGGTGGTTCTCCACTGCTTTGTCGATAACAGGTTGTTTCATGCTCTTTGCCCATCAAACGTCTACATTTGTAGACCCTATTGGTATTCTTATGTCGCTCGGAGCCGGGCTATCCTTTGCCCTTTACACGCTTTGTAGTCGACAATTGGTTCACACTAGCTCACCTCTATCAGTCGTAGCCATTGTATTCACACTGAGCGCTCTATGGCTGTCCCCACTCCTATTTATGTATGACCTGTCATGGATCTTAAGCTACCGAGGAATCGGAGTCAGTCTACAACTCGGAATCGTGACCACAGGCATTGCTTACTTCTTATTTGCGAAAGGATTAACACGTATCTCTCCATCTACTGCTGTTACCTTGTCATTAGCTGAGCCATTAACCGCCACACTCTTTGGTGTATTTCTACTAGGAGAGCGATTATCTGGCCTATCATGGACTGGTATATTCATGCTTATTGTCGGAATCGGCTTGCTAATGCTGCCGAAAGAGGTTCTTGCGGGACGGAAAATCGTAAGGATTGAACAATAA
- a CDS encoding 3-dehydroquinate synthase II, with protein MLNKRGFNEVVSINEIVEGMRVCIDFTDVIGEEESLFVGNTGHGYVQVFSENRVSKGYPPRPFRVNVGAFHQYLHQSERTYYLQELQAGEELELISGEQVRKVAIGRVKIEKRPMLQVACAKEDGEISATFQSASSVYVFERSKGITSILNLEEGDWIAALEDEPGRHLGKAIKETIIEK; from the coding sequence GTGTTGAACAAACGCGGATTTAATGAAGTAGTTTCGATAAATGAGATTGTAGAGGGGATGCGCGTATGCATTGACTTTACTGATGTAATTGGAGAAGAAGAAAGCTTATTTGTTGGGAACACTGGGCATGGGTATGTACAGGTGTTCTCAGAAAATCGGGTATCTAAAGGATATCCACCTCGTCCGTTTCGAGTGAACGTAGGCGCCTTTCATCAGTATTTGCATCAAAGTGAGCGTACGTATTATTTACAAGAACTTCAAGCTGGGGAAGAGCTGGAACTTATCAGCGGGGAACAAGTGAGGAAAGTGGCGATTGGTAGAGTGAAGATCGAGAAGCGACCTATGCTTCAGGTTGCGTGTGCGAAAGAGGATGGAGAAATTAGTGCAACATTTCAAAGCGCATCTAGCGTCTATGTGTTCGAGCGCAGTAAGGGCATCACTTCTATTCTCAATCTCGAAGAAGGCGATTGGATTGCTGCTCTTGAAGACGAACCAGGTCGTCACTTGGGTAAAGCGATTAAAGAAACGATTATTGAGAAGTAA
- a CDS encoding GerMN domain-containing protein, which produces MTKRTEQEIEKYLQEMPLVEDTRSKEEVYRRVQEANEPQKKSSSLNKLLPVGAIVLAIGLLFFMINQTNFGPSEQQESSFSSPSTEQADRTDDAAESEALEEASPESGSQDTQTKDEPSRGITGDEDALDERSESSSFINQPQRDFLVVPYKEPTGDILVPISYVSEQIKPLQVLVNELQGQVKPIGPLAPVEWIREASFSFDGDVAVVSIQDGKQQNTDRFLQELELMLIPAGIETVQLQNRSVPPDEGVLEQYILQSERTSSYKRYETDSNSYLVPVYNDYESLEEALFDMKQGERKDGLEPTFPETYSIESVSVDKDEATITLSSEDEWTEEMITAMLATAHSFGMSGVQIDGIEEHDVGKYDVTKPISLPVSINDQTE; this is translated from the coding sequence TTGACTAAACGAACAGAACAAGAAATAGAGAAGTACCTACAGGAGATGCCATTAGTGGAGGACACTCGTTCCAAAGAAGAAGTGTATAGACGTGTACAAGAAGCGAATGAACCACAGAAGAAATCCTCTTCTTTAAATAAATTGTTGCCTGTAGGTGCGATAGTTCTAGCAATTGGTCTGTTGTTCTTCATGATCAATCAAACGAATTTTGGACCGTCAGAGCAGCAGGAATCCTCCTTCTCGTCTCCTTCAACTGAACAGGCAGACCGCACTGACGATGCAGCAGAATCCGAGGCATTAGAGGAAGCTAGTCCAGAAAGCGGCTCTCAAGATACACAAACGAAAGATGAACCATCCCGAGGAATAACTGGGGATGAGGATGCCCTTGATGAACGTAGCGAATCCTCCTCATTCATCAATCAGCCTCAACGCGATTTTCTTGTGGTGCCGTACAAAGAACCAACTGGTGACATACTTGTCCCAATTTCATACGTTTCTGAGCAGATAAAACCATTACAAGTACTTGTAAATGAGCTACAAGGCCAAGTGAAACCGATAGGCCCCCTCGCCCCCGTTGAATGGATTCGTGAGGCATCCTTTTCATTTGATGGCGATGTTGCGGTCGTTTCAATTCAAGATGGAAAACAACAAAACACAGATAGATTCCTACAAGAGCTAGAGTTGATGCTCATTCCGGCTGGGATAGAAACTGTTCAGTTACAGAATAGAAGTGTGCCGCCGGATGAAGGCGTGCTAGAACAGTATATCTTACAGTCAGAGCGAACAAGTTCCTATAAGCGTTATGAAACGGATTCTAACTCCTATTTAGTCCCTGTATACAACGATTACGAGTCATTAGAAGAGGCTCTCTTTGATATGAAGCAAGGGGAGCGTAAAGATGGATTGGAACCTACGTTCCCAGAAACGTACAGCATTGAATCGGTTTCGGTAGATAAAGATGAAGCTACCATCACGCTATCTTCAGAAGACGAATGGACAGAAGAAATGATTACGGCTATGTTGGCAACCGCTCATTCATTCGGTATGAGTGGAGTTCAGATAGATGGAATCGAGGAACATGATGTCGGGAAATATGATGTAACAAAGCCTATATCGCTCCCTGTTTCAATTAATGACCAGACAGAGTAA
- a CDS encoding RNA polymerase sigma factor SigX — protein MSNLFDRLYDHYHQDLFQFIYYMVKDREATEDLIQEVYVKVMKSYSSFKGESSEKTWLFSIAKHVTFDHFRKQKRLKDRIYDLFDMGERGQTIRDPEPLPEELVMKSDEVKELYYHLDTCSPNQRSVLILRYIQERSIKETAAILNWSESKVKTTQHRGLRALKQSWDGTTEGGEKID, from the coding sequence ATGAGCAACTTGTTCGACAGACTTTACGACCACTACCATCAGGACTTATTTCAATTCATTTATTATATGGTAAAGGACCGTGAAGCTACGGAAGATTTAATTCAAGAAGTGTATGTGAAAGTTATGAAATCATACAGTTCGTTCAAAGGTGAAAGTAGTGAGAAAACGTGGCTCTTCTCCATTGCAAAGCACGTCACCTTCGACCATTTCAGGAAACAGAAGCGGTTAAAGGATCGCATTTATGACTTATTTGATATGGGAGAACGAGGTCAAACCATTCGTGACCCGGAGCCTCTTCCGGAGGAACTGGTTATGAAATCAGATGAAGTGAAGGAATTGTATTATCACTTAGACACATGTAGCCCGAATCAACGAAGTGTGTTAATCCTTCGTTACATACAAGAAAGATCCATTAAAGAAACTGCTGCTATTCTGAATTGGAGTGAAAGTAAAGTGAAGACCACGCAGCATCGTGGCTTGCGTGCACTTAAACAATCTTGGGATGGCACAACGGAAGGAGGCGAGAAGATTGACTAA
- a CDS encoding ATP-binding protein — protein MFWRSVVGKLWVTILMLVCFVLFILTVLLLQFFENYHLVEAEDELVQSAKKVTEIVEEYDNRELALDIIDHVVDSSTRVLVLFEEEDAWLSSEQGNSNVPPIDASWVKNNEALARVMEGEEVIKQETSIPKTDTNILIVGTPIEQGSAVYMYQDLTFVEQTSAQTTKIIFLGAGIAVILTTIFAFFLSTRITSPLIKMREGAFELARGEFNTKVPILTHDEIGELAMAFNRMGRQLKFHINALSQEKEQLSGILRSMADGVITLNRNGEVLITNPPAAQFLHAWEYETGKVMLPNEAYLPEPLQQLLDQVVTAEEEGMAEYTIQGRSWVVIMTPLYNQSYVRGAVAVIRDMTEERRLDKLRKDFIANVSHELRTPISMLQGYSEAIVDDVAESKEEKNELAQIIHEESLRIGRLVNELLDLARMEAGHIQLNLEQVHMQPFIERIVKKFHGLAGERGVTLNLSLADSASRTSCMDPDRFEQVLTNLIDNAIRHSYENGVVKVNAFVDQKQVVIAVQDEGSGIEEEDLPFVFERFYKADKSRKREKGKSGTGLGLAIAKNIMEAHQGTISVHSKIGEGTTFTCKLPLQDEC, from the coding sequence ATGTTCTGGCGTAGTGTGGTAGGGAAGCTTTGGGTCACGATTCTTATGCTCGTGTGCTTCGTCCTCTTCATCTTAACCGTACTTCTCTTGCAGTTCTTTGAGAATTATCACCTTGTCGAAGCAGAAGACGAGCTCGTCCAATCTGCTAAGAAAGTAACGGAGATTGTTGAAGAATACGACAATCGTGAGTTAGCTCTCGATATTATTGACCATGTCGTGGATTCAAGCACTCGTGTTCTCGTTCTCTTTGAAGAGGAGGATGCATGGTTATCGAGTGAACAAGGAAACTCAAATGTACCGCCAATTGACGCGTCTTGGGTCAAGAACAATGAGGCGTTAGCTAGAGTTATGGAAGGCGAAGAAGTGATTAAACAGGAGACAAGTATTCCTAAGACAGATACGAATATCCTTATTGTTGGTACACCGATTGAACAAGGTAGCGCGGTCTATATGTACCAAGACCTCACGTTCGTTGAGCAGACATCAGCACAGACGACGAAGATTATATTTCTTGGAGCAGGGATTGCGGTCATCTTGACGACCATTTTTGCGTTCTTCTTATCCACTCGAATCACTTCACCTCTCATTAAGATGAGAGAGGGAGCTTTCGAATTGGCAAGAGGAGAATTTAACACAAAGGTGCCTATCTTGACCCACGATGAAATTGGCGAATTAGCGATGGCGTTTAATCGGATGGGGAGACAATTGAAATTTCATATCAATGCATTAAGTCAAGAAAAAGAGCAATTATCGGGAATCTTACGCTCCATGGCAGATGGGGTAATTACCCTTAATCGAAATGGAGAAGTGCTCATTACGAACCCTCCCGCAGCTCAATTTCTTCATGCTTGGGAATATGAAACGGGTAAAGTGATGCTCCCTAATGAAGCCTATTTGCCAGAACCTCTTCAACAGTTGTTAGACCAGGTCGTTACAGCAGAGGAAGAAGGGATGGCGGAATACACCATACAAGGCAGGTCCTGGGTCGTAATCATGACCCCTCTTTACAACCAATCCTATGTCCGTGGTGCTGTAGCTGTTATTCGCGACATGACAGAAGAGCGTCGTTTGGACAAGTTGCGAAAGGACTTTATCGCAAACGTCTCCCATGAACTACGTACGCCAATCTCCATGTTGCAAGGGTATAGTGAAGCCATTGTAGACGATGTGGCAGAGAGTAAAGAAGAGAAGAATGAACTAGCGCAGATCATTCACGAGGAATCGCTCCGTATCGGTCGTCTCGTTAATGAGTTGCTTGACTTAGCTCGAATGGAAGCCGGTCATATTCAGCTCAATCTAGAGCAAGTACATATGCAGCCGTTCATCGAACGAATTGTAAAGAAATTTCATGGGCTGGCTGGTGAACGAGGGGTTACACTTAACTTGTCTTTAGCTGATTCAGCGAGTCGGACGAGTTGTATGGACCCAGACCGTTTCGAACAAGTCTTAACGAATTTAATCGACAACGCCATCCGTCATAGTTATGAGAATGGTGTCGTGAAGGTCAATGCCTTCGTCGACCAGAAACAAGTCGTCATCGCTGTTCAAGATGAGGGCTCAGGGATTGAAGAAGAAGATCTTCCATTTGTATTTGAACGGTTCTACAAAGCCGATAAATCTAGAAAGCGCGAAAAAGGTAAGAGTGGAACAGGCCTTGGGCTTGCGATTGCCAAAAATATTATGGAAGCCCATCAAGGTACGATTTCTGTCCATAGCAAGATTGGTGAAGGCACGACATTCACGTGTAAACTGCCGCTCCAAGACGAATGTTAG
- a CDS encoding response regulator transcription factor has translation MNQDAKILVVDDEDRIRRLIRMYLEKEDFQVEEAEDGETALHMALENEYDVILLDLMMPGKDGIEVCKELREKKATPVIMLTAKGEEANRVQGFEVGTDDYIVKPFSPREVVLRVKALLRRSSTTKFLQTDTAAKDLIVFPHLTIDNDAHKVLADGTNVSLTPKEYELLLFMAKAPDKVFDREELLKEVWQYEFFGDLRTVDTHIKRLREKLSKVSTEAASMIITVWGVGYKFEVSGS, from the coding sequence ATGAATCAAGATGCAAAAATTTTAGTTGTTGACGATGAAGATCGCATTCGCCGTCTTATTCGAATGTATCTCGAGAAAGAAGACTTCCAGGTTGAGGAAGCTGAAGATGGAGAAACCGCCTTACATATGGCTTTGGAAAACGAATATGACGTCATTCTTCTCGACTTAATGATGCCAGGTAAAGACGGGATTGAAGTGTGTAAAGAGCTACGTGAGAAGAAAGCAACGCCTGTCATTATGTTGACGGCTAAAGGGGAAGAAGCAAACCGCGTTCAAGGGTTTGAAGTCGGTACAGACGACTATATCGTGAAACCATTTAGCCCAAGAGAGGTCGTCCTTAGAGTGAAAGCTTTGTTACGTCGCTCTAGTACGACGAAGTTCTTACAAACGGATACAGCAGCGAAGGATTTGATTGTCTTTCCTCATTTGACCATTGATAATGACGCTCACAAAGTATTGGCGGATGGGACAAATGTTTCCTTGACACCTAAGGAATATGAATTGTTGCTCTTTATGGCTAAAGCTCCTGATAAGGTATTTGACCGTGAGGAACTACTCAAGGAAGTGTGGCAATATGAGTTCTTTGGCGACCTTCGAACAGTAGATACACATATTAAACGACTTCGTGAGAAATTAAGCAAAGTATCAACGGAAGCGGCCAGTATGATTATTACTGTGTGGGGTGTAGGGTACAAATTTGAAGTGAGCGGTTCATAA
- the ccsB gene encoding c-type cytochrome biogenesis protein CcsB — MGDLSTVSSNLLYAAFVLYLIATFFFAATIRDKKGTNTKSKLGNVAITIAIVGFIAQVGYFITRWIASDHAPVSNLFEYTTFFGMMLVAAFIIIYFIYRLNMLGLFALPIALLLIAFASMFPSEISPLVPSLKTHWLYIHVTTAATGQAIFAVSFAAGLIYLIRQIDQSRASKRSFWLEFVLYTLIATLGFITLTSSFRALEYEVVFEAPVEEQMTTIQYGLPAIVGPYDSEMVSEGAFSPLFNAPSWMNGQDAASKLNTFIWSLLAGLVIYWLLRLILRKRIAAAIQPLLKKVKPDLLDEVCYRAVAIGFPVFVLGALIFAMIWAQQAWDRPWGWDPKEVWALITMLFYAAFLHLRLSRGWHGEKSAWLAVIGFAIIMFNLIVVNLVIAGLHSYA; from the coding sequence ATGGGAGATTTGAGCACAGTTAGCAGCAATCTACTGTACGCGGCCTTTGTGCTATATTTGATTGCTACGTTCTTCTTTGCTGCTACGATTCGAGACAAAAAGGGGACGAATACGAAAAGTAAATTAGGCAATGTTGCGATCACGATTGCCATTGTTGGGTTTATCGCACAAGTCGGCTATTTTATTACACGTTGGATTGCAAGTGACCATGCGCCGGTTAGTAATCTATTTGAATATACGACGTTCTTTGGCATGATGCTTGTCGCAGCGTTTATTATTATTTATTTTATTTACCGGCTGAACATGCTTGGATTGTTTGCATTGCCGATTGCCTTGCTGTTGATTGCGTTCGCAAGCATGTTCCCATCGGAAATTTCTCCGCTTGTGCCGTCACTGAAAACACATTGGCTTTATATCCACGTGACCACTGCGGCAACTGGGCAAGCCATTTTTGCTGTAAGCTTTGCAGCAGGACTTATTTACTTAATTCGACAAATCGATCAAAGTCGTGCTTCTAAACGATCATTCTGGCTTGAGTTTGTCCTTTACACGTTAATTGCGACATTAGGGTTTATTACCCTTACGAGTAGCTTTAGAGCGTTAGAGTATGAAGTCGTATTTGAAGCTCCAGTGGAAGAACAGATGACGACGATACAGTATGGATTGCCAGCGATAGTTGGCCCATATGATTCTGAAATGGTGAGTGAGGGTGCATTTAGCCCATTATTTAATGCTCCTTCATGGATGAACGGACAAGATGCTGCAAGTAAGCTAAATACGTTCATCTGGTCTCTTCTAGCAGGCCTAGTTATTTATTGGCTGTTACGCCTCATTCTTCGTAAACGAATTGCAGCTGCGATTCAACCGTTGTTGAAGAAGGTGAAACCAGACCTATTAGATGAAGTCTGCTACCGGGCAGTGGCTATAGGCTTCCCTGTCTTCGTATTAGGCGCTCTCATCTTCGCGATGATTTGGGCGCAACAAGCGTGGGACCGACCTTGGGGTTGGGATCCAAAAGAGGTATGGGCGTTAATTACAATGTTATTCTATGCAGCATTTCTTCACTTACGCCTGTCTCGTGGCTGGCATGGTGAGAAATCGGCTTGGCTTGCCGTAATTGGATTTGCTATCATTATGTTTAACTTGATTGTAGTAAATCTTGTGATTGCAGGTCTACATTCTTACGCATAA
- the resB gene encoding cytochrome c biogenesis protein ResB, with protein MREIKCDYCGHSNPEGTVLCESCGKPIEKNQHLNGNEDQALVNMRYDGSSRRSQTYNKTLVDKIWNFFSSVKVGVWLIVVTLVASAIGTIFPQEDLKQSQLPAEQFYEVEYGILGKLYYQLGFHNLYSSWWYMLLVSGIGISIVIASLDRFIPLYRSLKRQRPKRHHMFMQKQRVFGATEQVSEADKDQVVQKLKRMRYKITEEDGHILAEKNRFSRWGPYVNHIGLILFLLGALLRFIPFMYIDDFVWVREGETKVIPQTDDQYFIENKDFILEYYDENDERYKEAIERNGAPVPKNYQTNAVIYKRSDDSLPGTEADLTVVKEAEARVNEPITFDGYSLFQSSYQQNEFTELTFKLHEADDADETSLGEFTVNLSEPQETYTLPNGFKVEIDEYFPDYKMEEDGPTSLSKYPKNPAFAMRVYTKEKDEREEAEVSFVGIGVNISATPGEREYKLGLVDFGVRDVTGLTVTRDYTLPFLALGGLIFMVGVVQGMYWNHRRIWIQPREEGIWIAAHTNKNWFGVKREIEKALEGTSIQMPKDQQELQDDEV; from the coding sequence ATGAGAGAAATCAAGTGTGATTATTGCGGGCATTCCAATCCAGAGGGTACAGTTCTCTGTGAATCTTGTGGAAAGCCAATTGAGAAGAATCAACATTTGAATGGAAATGAAGATCAGGCGCTTGTGAATATGCGCTATGATGGAAGCTCCAGACGATCTCAGACCTACAACAAGACACTAGTGGACAAGATTTGGAATTTCTTTTCATCTGTGAAAGTAGGAGTATGGCTGATTGTTGTAACGCTGGTTGCCTCCGCAATCGGTACCATCTTCCCACAAGAAGATTTAAAGCAATCCCAGCTACCTGCAGAGCAATTCTATGAAGTTGAATACGGAATACTAGGGAAACTCTACTATCAGCTCGGCTTTCATAATTTATATAGCTCTTGGTGGTACATGCTCCTCGTATCTGGTATTGGAATTTCGATTGTGATTGCGAGTCTTGACCGTTTTATTCCCCTTTATCGTTCCTTGAAACGTCAACGTCCAAAGCGACACCATATGTTTATGCAGAAACAGCGCGTATTTGGAGCGACGGAACAGGTTAGTGAAGCTGATAAAGACCAAGTGGTTCAGAAGCTTAAACGTATGCGATATAAGATAACAGAGGAAGACGGGCATATTCTCGCTGAGAAGAATCGTTTCTCGAGATGGGGACCTTATGTGAACCACATCGGACTCATTCTCTTCTTGCTTGGAGCCTTACTACGCTTCATCCCATTTATGTACATAGACGACTTCGTATGGGTTCGTGAAGGTGAGACCAAGGTCATCCCGCAGACTGATGATCAGTATTTTATCGAGAATAAGGATTTTATTCTCGAATATTATGATGAGAATGATGAGCGTTATAAAGAAGCCATCGAACGAAACGGTGCCCCTGTACCGAAGAACTATCAGACGAACGCCGTCATCTATAAGCGTTCTGACGATTCCTTACCTGGTACTGAGGCTGACCTTACCGTTGTAAAGGAAGCAGAAGCCCGAGTTAACGAACCAATCACCTTTGATGGGTATTCGCTCTTCCAATCTAGCTATCAACAGAATGAATTTACGGAGTTAACGTTTAAGCTCCATGAAGCAGATGATGCTGATGAAACATCGCTCGGAGAATTTACGGTGAACTTATCAGAACCACAAGAAACCTACACATTACCGAATGGTTTCAAAGTTGAAATCGATGAATACTTCCCAGATTATAAGATGGAAGAGGACGGGCCGACGTCACTCTCGAAATATCCAAAGAATCCCGCGTTCGCAATGCGCGTCTATACTAAAGAGAAGGACGAACGAGAAGAGGCAGAAGTGAGCTTCGTAGGGATTGGTGTTAACATTAGTGCGACACCAGGAGAACGGGAGTACAAGCTTGGACTTGTTGATTTCGGTGTTCGCGATGTAACTGGCTTAACGGTGACACGAGATTACACGTTGCCATTTCTCGCTCTTGGAGGTTTAATCTTTATGGTTGGTGTGGTTCAGGGGATGTATTGGAATCACCGACGAATCTGGATTCAACCACGTGAAGAGGGGATTTGGATTGCCGCTCATACGAATAAGAATTGGTTCGGTGTGAAGAGGGAAATTGAGAAAGCGCTTGAAGGTACTTCGATTCAAATGCCGAAAGACCAGCAGGAATTACAAGATGATGAGGTATAA
- the resA gene encoding thiol-disulfide oxidoreductase ResA has protein sequence MSDKIAKKRKRYIVRFTLLAVMVGLVVTALVLNYQRKNSELVDEGTTAPNFELAGLNTEQETIKLSDYEGQGVMLNFWATYCPPCKEEMPYMEEVYPEYKEKGVEILAVSVDRSELIVNQFMDKYDLSFPILHDKSEQVLTTYGIQPLPTTLFISPDGTVQRKVMGGLDIDRIKMYLDEIVPEA, from the coding sequence ATGAGTGATAAAATAGCTAAGAAAAGAAAGCGCTACATTGTTCGATTCACACTTCTAGCCGTTATGGTCGGTTTAGTGGTCACAGCACTCGTCTTAAACTATCAACGTAAAAATTCTGAACTCGTAGATGAGGGAACGACTGCTCCGAATTTCGAGCTAGCTGGATTGAATACAGAGCAGGAAACCATTAAATTAAGCGACTATGAAGGGCAAGGAGTTATGTTGAATTTCTGGGCCACGTACTGTCCTCCTTGTAAGGAAGAAATGCCTTATATGGAAGAGGTTTACCCAGAGTATAAAGAAAAAGGGGTCGAAATTCTTGCCGTGAGTGTAGACCGAAGTGAACTTATTGTAAATCAATTTATGGATAAATATGACCTTTCGTTTCCAATCCTGCACGATAAATCTGAGCAGGTATTAACTACATATGGCATCCAACCACTTCCTACGACTCTATTTATCTCACCTGACGGGACGGTTCAACGTAAGGTGATGGGCGGCTTGGACATTGACCGGATTAAAATGTACTTGGATGAGATTGTGCCTGAGGCTTAA